From Algoriphagus sp. NG3, the proteins below share one genomic window:
- a CDS encoding (2Fe-2S)-binding protein, which produces MALINLKINGKAHSVDVEEDTPLLWVLRDHLGLVGTKYSCGIAQCGACTVHRNGEAMFSCITPAASLTEDEITTIEGLSKDGDHPVQKAWAEVDVAQCGYCQAGQIMNASAFLKKNPAPSMEEIDEAMNKNICRCGTYHKIREAVAMAAKSK; this is translated from the coding sequence ATGGCACTTATAAACCTTAAAATCAACGGAAAGGCTCATTCAGTTGATGTAGAAGAAGATACTCCTTTACTCTGGGTACTTCGGGACCATCTTGGATTAGTCGGAACAAAGTATTCATGTGGCATAGCCCAATGTGGAGCCTGCACCGTCCATCGGAATGGGGAAGCAATGTTTTCCTGCATCACACCGGCAGCAAGTCTCACAGAAGATGAGATCACCACAATAGAAGGACTTTCCAAAGATGGAGACCATCCTGTGCAAAAAGCCTGGGCGGAGGTAGATGTGGCCCAGTGTGGCTATTGTCAGGCTGGACAGATTATGAATGCATCGGCTTTCCTCAAAAAGAATCCCGCTCCCTCCATGGAGGAAATAGATGAAGCGATGAACAAAAACATCTGTAGATGTGGAACCTATCATAAAATCAGAGAAGCTGTTGCGATGGCTGCAAAATCCAAATAA
- a CDS encoding cysteine desulfurase family protein — translation MNYPVYLDYNSTTPCAPQVIEAMLPWFAEHFGNSASKSHAFGWVAENAVDEAREQVANLIGAKSKEIVFTSGATEAINLAIKGIFEYYAEGKEKQHYITCQTEHKAVLDCHAELQKYGAEVTYLPVRSNGTLDLNLLKASIRPETKMISLMWANNETGIIHPIAEVAKIAQESNVIFFTDAVQAAGKIPVSVSGIHLLAISAHKFYGPKGIGALYIRHNHPLPKPLAQISGGGHEKGFRSGTLNIPAIVGMGKAAEMRLSEMEKDGNRLKILRDKLEQRLLELSDTVLNGGQNNRLPHVTNISFGGVEGEELLKRVCHKVAVSSGSACSSITPKPSHVLLAMGVDPDLGRASIRFSLGKHTSEQDLSEAGDCIVKVLEMLKKRN, via the coding sequence ATGAACTATCCCGTTTATCTAGATTACAATTCGACCACACCATGCGCACCACAAGTTATTGAAGCTATGCTGCCCTGGTTTGCAGAACATTTCGGAAATTCGGCCAGTAAGTCACACGCCTTCGGATGGGTAGCCGAGAATGCTGTAGACGAGGCTAGAGAGCAAGTGGCCAATCTCATAGGTGCCAAATCCAAGGAAATAGTGTTTACCTCCGGAGCCACGGAAGCTATTAACCTTGCCATTAAGGGGATTTTCGAATACTATGCTGAAGGAAAAGAAAAGCAGCATTACATCACCTGCCAAACCGAGCATAAAGCCGTGCTGGATTGCCATGCTGAATTACAAAAGTATGGTGCGGAGGTAACCTATCTGCCGGTACGTTCAAACGGGACGCTGGATTTGAACCTATTGAAAGCTTCCATCAGACCCGAAACCAAAATGATCAGCCTCATGTGGGCCAACAATGAGACAGGAATAATCCATCCCATTGCAGAGGTAGCTAAAATTGCACAGGAAAGTAACGTCATTTTCTTCACGGATGCGGTACAGGCAGCGGGAAAAATACCGGTTTCAGTAAGTGGAATCCATCTTTTGGCCATTTCTGCCCATAAATTTTATGGGCCTAAAGGCATAGGGGCTCTATATATCCGACACAACCATCCCTTGCCCAAACCATTGGCGCAGATATCCGGAGGTGGTCATGAAAAAGGATTCCGGAGTGGAACGCTCAATATCCCTGCAATAGTTGGAATGGGAAAAGCTGCTGAAATGAGATTATCGGAAATGGAGAAGGATGGCAATCGGTTAAAAATATTAAGGGACAAGCTTGAACAACGGTTGTTAGAGCTGTCAGACACGGTTTTGAACGGAGGTCAAAACAACCGTCTGCCACATGTGACCAATATTTCCTTCGGTGGTGTGGAAGGAGAGGAGCTCTTAAAGAGAGTTTGCCATAAAGTGGCGGTAAGCTCCGGGTCTGCCTGCAGCAGTATTACTCCAAAACCTTCACACGTACTGCTCGCTATGGGTGTGGATCCTGATCTAGGAAGGGCTTCTATCCGGTTCAGTCTTGGCAAGCATACGAGCGAGCAGGATCTGAGCGAGGCAGGGGACTGCATAGTGAAGGTGCTGGAAATGCTCAAGAAGAGGAACTGA
- a CDS encoding Gfo/Idh/MocA family oxidoreductase → MSQTIKAAIVGTGFIGPAHLEALRRIPNIEVTGLVEVNQEVAEAKAAELGIANAYTFDNMLKDDSIDVVHICTPNFLHFPQAKACMLAGKHVVCEKPLSMTIEEAEELVAVAKETGLINAVHFNLRYYPMVRQMRVMRQKGELGDVYSVMGSYLQDWLIHKTDYSWRLDPKQSGGSRVVADIGSHLLDMTEYVTGLKITAVMADFSIVHPTRLKPLKAVESFSGKALDPKDYEEYEVTSEDYATIMLRFDNGRTGSIVVSQVNAGRKNRLNIEISGSKSNFEFNAEKPNELWIGKRDTANSILMKDPALVDEGARSLVSFPGGHQEGFPDTSKQLFKEVYAAVREGKQPESPTYPTFADGLRELIIGEAIVESNAKEAWVKI, encoded by the coding sequence ATGTCTCAGACTATCAAAGCTGCTATCGTGGGAACCGGATTTATCGGCCCAGCTCATTTAGAAGCACTTAGAAGAATTCCCAATATTGAGGTGACCGGCCTGGTGGAAGTAAACCAGGAAGTAGCTGAAGCCAAGGCAGCAGAGCTTGGAATCGCGAATGCTTACACATTTGACAATATGCTGAAGGATGACAGCATAGATGTGGTGCATATATGTACGCCAAACTTCCTGCATTTTCCTCAGGCAAAAGCATGTATGCTGGCTGGAAAGCATGTGGTATGCGAGAAGCCTCTTTCCATGACCATCGAGGAAGCGGAGGAGCTTGTAGCAGTAGCTAAAGAAACCGGATTGATCAATGCGGTCCACTTTAACCTACGCTACTACCCAATGGTGCGTCAGATGAGGGTAATGCGTCAAAAAGGAGAATTGGGAGATGTTTATTCTGTGATGGGGTCTTACCTGCAGGATTGGCTTATCCACAAAACTGACTACAGCTGGAGATTAGATCCTAAGCAGTCAGGCGGCTCAAGAGTGGTGGCGGATATCGGATCCCATCTATTGGATATGACCGAATATGTGACTGGATTGAAAATCACAGCGGTAATGGCTGATTTCTCCATTGTACACCCTACCAGACTTAAGCCGTTGAAAGCTGTAGAGTCTTTCTCAGGTAAGGCGCTAGATCCAAAAGATTACGAAGAATACGAAGTGACTTCTGAAGATTACGCTACTATTATGCTGCGCTTTGACAACGGCCGTACAGGTTCCATCGTCGTAAGTCAGGTGAATGCAGGACGTAAAAACCGTCTGAACATCGAGATCTCAGGGTCGAAATCTAACTTTGAGTTTAATGCGGAGAAGCCAAACGAATTATGGATTGGAAAGCGTGATACGGCCAATTCTATACTCATGAAAGATCCTGCTTTGGTGGACGAAGGAGCACGTTCTTTGGTAAGTTTCCCAGGCGGACACCAAGAAGGTTTTCCGGATACCTCCAAGCAGCTTTTCAAAGAGGTGTATGCGGCAGTGAGAGAAGGTAAACAACCAGAATCTCCTACCTACCCTACTTTTGCTGATGGTTTGAGAGAGCTGATCATCGGAGAGGCTATCGTGGAAAGTAATGCTAAAGAAGCTTGGGTAAAAATTTAA
- a CDS encoding MBL fold metallo-hydrolase yields MITIISILLVIAIVAILFINLSPQFGANPSKEQTLQYENLDYYEDGKFSNLIPTNMDMDFLEAVKMLPEFFKNDPTRRPDFELPVVKRDSVELAKPPVETRLVWFGHSSFLLQMDGKNILIDPMFGDVPAPNTLLGKKRFSKELPIAIEELPQIDMIIMSHDHYDHLDYGSIQRLQAKTKAFYMPLGMGAHFEKWGVDPSRIHELAWWEEIQASGIFLALTPARHFSGRGLTNRFSTLWGSWVIKGNSDAIYFSGDSGYGPHFKEIGEKYGPFDFAMMECGQYNERWKEIHMMPEETAQAAQDVRANVFMPIHWAAFTLAMHSWDDPVTRVIDKADKIKQPIVVPEIGEFILFGENLKSNSEWWRIPSQ; encoded by the coding sequence ATGATTACCATCATTTCAATACTACTTGTTATAGCTATTGTAGCTATTCTTTTTATCAATCTTAGTCCTCAATTCGGAGCCAATCCATCCAAGGAACAGACCCTTCAATATGAAAACCTTGACTACTATGAAGATGGGAAGTTCAGTAATCTCATCCCTACCAATATGGACATGGATTTCCTAGAGGCGGTAAAGATGCTTCCTGAATTTTTTAAAAATGACCCAACCCGAAGACCTGATTTTGAACTGCCTGTTGTAAAAAGAGACTCGGTCGAACTGGCTAAACCTCCTGTAGAAACCCGCTTGGTATGGTTTGGACATTCTTCGTTTCTGCTTCAGATGGATGGGAAGAATATTCTCATTGATCCTATGTTTGGTGATGTTCCTGCTCCCAATACTCTTTTGGGGAAAAAGCGTTTTAGTAAAGAACTTCCCATAGCCATCGAGGAACTTCCTCAAATCGACATGATTATTATGTCCCATGATCACTATGACCATTTGGATTATGGCTCCATCCAGAGATTACAAGCCAAGACTAAGGCGTTTTATATGCCTTTGGGAATGGGTGCACATTTTGAAAAATGGGGTGTAGACCCATCCAGAATCCATGAGCTGGCATGGTGGGAGGAAATCCAGGCCTCAGGGATATTCTTGGCACTCACACCGGCTAGGCATTTTTCGGGCAGAGGGCTTACCAACCGATTCTCCACGCTATGGGGTTCATGGGTAATCAAGGGTAACTCTGATGCTATTTACTTTAGTGGAGACAGTGGCTACGGCCCGCATTTCAAAGAAATTGGTGAAAAATATGGCCCTTTTGATTTTGCGATGATGGAATGTGGTCAATACAATGAACGATGGAAAGAGATTCACATGATGCCTGAAGAAACTGCCCAAGCAGCCCAGGATGTCCGTGCCAATGTGTTTATGCCCATACATTGGGCAGCTTTTACCCTTGCAATGCATAGCTGGGATGATCCCGTGACACGCGTTATTGATAAAGCAGACAAAATTAAGCAACCTATAGTAGTCCCGGAGATAGGAGAATTTATCCTTTTTGGGGAAAATCTTAAATCAAATTCAGAATGGTGGAGAATTCCATCTCAATGA
- a CDS encoding sensor histidine kinase, whose protein sequence is MKSRRFAFRDIEWWIATFVFLIIVLTNIVTGVNYDQIDKFFGSVFMPIVVYVGFYVMHLVVIPNYLSDKKVIRLILFSILCAAITGALAGVCAAGIGTDAQRFFRFYFSMLALYPGYLLTAILLKKMLLPPIFKDYHLYNGVRLLTIVIFTVIFLIASQIFVNQGTLVILFIVFPAVIFFVLYNYYLLYRNQVAGKTKAYRWFLWGLISIIALVFFIIAAEQNIPEIMLLGLGMILLLIFVIFPLSNLVFKKYEDYIGKIDDLSIKVNQSSANLSFLRSQINPHFLFNALNTLYGAALMENAEKTSDGIQKLGDMMRFMLHENQMDKIPLSRELDYLRNYLDLQMLRFAKEDHLDVTIHLNDDPCTGVISPMLLIPFVENAFKHGISTKNKSWIKINLRCMQGSLHLDVVNSIHPKKQSEDPRDESGIGLENVKSRLAHFYPQKHNLTIVANDAEHFVHLSLQLD, encoded by the coding sequence ATGAAATCGAGAAGATTTGCATTCAGGGATATAGAATGGTGGATAGCCACCTTTGTCTTTTTGATCATTGTGCTGACCAACATTGTGACCGGGGTCAATTATGACCAGATTGATAAGTTCTTTGGTTCCGTGTTCATGCCCATTGTGGTGTACGTAGGCTTTTATGTAATGCATCTGGTGGTCATACCTAACTACCTATCAGACAAGAAAGTAATTCGGTTGATTCTTTTCAGTATTCTTTGCGCAGCCATCACAGGTGCATTAGCTGGTGTATGTGCTGCTGGTATAGGCACCGATGCCCAAAGGTTTTTCAGGTTTTACTTTAGTATGCTGGCACTTTATCCGGGCTATTTATTGACCGCCATCTTGTTGAAGAAGATGCTTTTGCCCCCGATTTTCAAGGATTACCATCTTTACAATGGTGTCCGGCTTTTGACAATTGTAATTTTTACAGTGATCTTCCTGATTGCTTCACAGATCTTTGTAAACCAAGGCACCCTGGTTATTCTTTTTATAGTGTTTCCTGCCGTGATTTTCTTTGTTCTTTATAACTACTACCTACTTTATAGAAACCAAGTAGCTGGAAAAACCAAGGCATATCGTTGGTTTCTGTGGGGACTTATTTCGATCATTGCCCTGGTGTTTTTTATCATTGCGGCCGAGCAGAATATTCCCGAGATTATGTTGCTTGGTCTGGGAATGATCCTCTTGCTGATCTTCGTGATATTCCCTCTTTCCAATCTGGTTTTTAAAAAATACGAGGATTACATCGGGAAGATCGATGACCTGTCAATCAAGGTGAACCAGAGTTCGGCAAATCTTAGCTTCCTTCGTTCCCAGATCAATCCGCATTTTCTTTTCAATGCACTCAATACACTTTATGGAGCTGCTCTGATGGAAAATGCCGAAAAGACCTCGGATGGGATCCAGAAGTTGGGAGATATGATGCGCTTTATGCTTCACGAGAATCAGATGGACAAAATCCCACTTTCCAGAGAGCTGGATTACCTGAGGAATTACCTTGATCTGCAGATGCTTCGTTTTGCAAAAGAGGATCATCTGGATGTGACCATCCACCTGAATGATGATCCTTGTACAGGAGTCATATCCCCTATGCTGCTGATCCCTTTTGTGGAAAATGCCTTCAAGCATGGCATCAGCACCAAAAATAAATCCTGGATCAAAATCAACCTACGGTGCATGCAAGGCTCCCTCCATTTGGATGTGGTGAATAGCATACATCCCAAAAAGCAAAGTGAAGACCCGAGGGATGAATCCGGGATCGGGCTGGAAAATGTCAAGAGCAGACTTGCGCATTTTTATCCGCAAAAACATAACTTGACTATCGTGGCAAACGATGCGGAACATTTCGTCCACCTTTCCTTACAGCTGGACTAA
- a CDS encoding LytTR family DNA-binding domain-containing protein — translation MIQALAIDDENMALEVIKSHASKVPFLELVAVFTDAIEALEFIKDNPVQVVFLDINMPDISGVDFAGLLPKETMVIFTTAYPDYAVKGFELDALDYLLKPFNLGRFLKACQKAQEWLALQPGTRQHHLYIKTSEGQIKVKFTDLFCCEATGNYVTFHLRNQKLISRITLAEIEKELPPHFIRTHRSYIVNAELVDKAERHQLILDGQSFPVSMSFMDAVMGYFGNA, via the coding sequence ATGATTCAAGCTTTAGCAATAGATGATGAAAATATGGCTTTGGAAGTGATCAAATCACATGCTTCCAAAGTCCCCTTTTTGGAATTGGTCGCCGTTTTTACCGATGCCATAGAGGCTCTGGAGTTCATCAAGGATAATCCAGTGCAGGTAGTATTCCTCGATATCAATATGCCTGATATTTCAGGGGTTGATTTTGCGGGATTGTTGCCAAAAGAGACCATGGTCATATTCACTACAGCTTATCCCGATTATGCGGTGAAGGGATTTGAACTGGATGCGCTGGATTATCTACTGAAGCCATTCAATCTTGGAAGATTCCTTAAAGCCTGCCAGAAAGCTCAGGAGTGGCTAGCATTACAACCCGGAACCCGACAGCACCACTTGTATATAAAAACATCAGAAGGACAGATCAAGGTAAAGTTCACGGATCTTTTCTGCTGTGAGGCGACCGGAAACTATGTGACTTTCCATCTGAGAAACCAAAAGCTGATCAGTAGAATCACCCTGGCTGAAATAGAAAAGGAACTTCCGCCTCATTTCATCCGAACACATCGTTCATACATCGTCAACGCGGAATTGGTGGACAAAGCAGAGCGTCATCAACTTATTCTTGATGGTCAATCATTTCCTGTGAGCATGTCCTTTATGGATGCAGTAATGGGCTACTTTGGAAATGCTTAA
- a CDS encoding xanthine dehydrogenase family protein molybdopterin-binding subunit — translation MATLTKTNRRDFLKIAGTTAGGLFIGFNWMSCDSPKMEVLSTDEVLANSHNFNAFLSIAPSGDIVIYSPNPELGQNIKTSFPMVVAEELDADWSKVRVLQANLDTERFERQLTGGSGAMPHSWERLRKAGATAKYLLVSAAANKWEVPAEELTTSESIIYHKASGQKIGYGEVVNDAAQLTPPEEVTLKDKKDFKIIGTPVKNVDNKAIFTGKPLFGLDFYREGMLHAMIQRAPFGMKIKSVDDTEAKTVSGVRDVVTFENSVAVVGTSTWPLMKAKKLLKVEYEPDKKVESSIDHDQIFKELLSSGKAEVKREDGNVNTAFKNAAQVVTAEYQCPFLSHSPMEPMNFFAHVKEGSVELVGPTQTPDSARRAAAEITGIAPENISVEITRLGGGFGRRLRADYVAEAVHVSKLMNAPVKLTWSREDDLTGGAYRPAVRYRFEAALDADGNMTGYKLRGVGMNAGNSTREHNFPSGAVDNVLIENVNYESSITTNAWRAPITNFLAYAEQSFLDEVALAAKKDPVEFRLELMEKAKANPVGGELQYNVDRMIAVTKTAAEKSNWGKKPNVKQGFSVYFSHRTYVAQVADIEMENGTPSLKKIHVVTDCGMVVNPTGADHQVRGGVVDGMGHAMYGNLTFEGGLPTQTNFDKYRLIRMKEVPEVDTYYLDSGYDPTGLGEPCLPPTGGAIANAIYSATERRLRSQPFIEQSEFQDLNLAIKRS, via the coding sequence ATGGCTACATTGACTAAAACTAACCGAAGAGATTTCCTGAAAATAGCAGGGACCACGGCAGGAGGATTATTTATCGGATTTAACTGGATGAGTTGCGACTCTCCTAAAATGGAAGTATTGAGCACGGATGAAGTACTGGCTAATTCCCATAATTTCAATGCTTTTCTGAGTATAGCCCCAAGCGGGGACATTGTGATTTATTCCCCAAACCCTGAATTGGGTCAAAATATAAAGACTTCTTTCCCAATGGTGGTGGCAGAGGAACTGGATGCAGATTGGAGCAAAGTTCGCGTGCTTCAAGCGAATCTTGACACGGAAAGATTTGAGAGACAGCTCACTGGCGGATCCGGAGCCATGCCTCATTCTTGGGAGAGGCTTCGCAAAGCCGGAGCCACGGCAAAATATTTACTGGTATCAGCGGCTGCAAATAAATGGGAAGTTCCAGCTGAGGAGTTGACTACCTCAGAAAGTATTATTTATCATAAAGCAAGTGGCCAAAAAATTGGATATGGGGAAGTAGTCAATGATGCGGCGCAGCTGACCCCGCCTGAAGAAGTCACGCTGAAAGACAAGAAGGATTTTAAAATCATCGGTACTCCGGTGAAGAACGTGGACAATAAAGCTATTTTCACAGGAAAACCTCTTTTTGGATTGGATTTCTACAGAGAAGGAATGCTCCATGCGATGATTCAGCGGGCTCCTTTTGGTATGAAAATCAAATCCGTCGACGATACAGAAGCCAAAACTGTTTCAGGGGTGAGAGATGTAGTGACTTTTGAAAACAGTGTGGCTGTAGTCGGCACGTCCACTTGGCCTCTGATGAAGGCAAAAAAACTATTGAAAGTGGAATATGAACCTGATAAAAAGGTAGAGAGTTCTATAGATCATGACCAGATATTCAAGGAGTTATTGTCAAGTGGAAAAGCAGAGGTAAAGCGGGAAGATGGCAATGTAAATACGGCATTTAAAAACGCCGCTCAGGTAGTGACCGCAGAATACCAATGTCCTTTTCTTTCTCACTCTCCTATGGAGCCCATGAATTTCTTTGCCCATGTCAAAGAGGGGTCTGTGGAATTAGTCGGGCCGACCCAAACTCCAGACAGTGCCAGAAGAGCTGCCGCAGAGATTACTGGAATTGCACCTGAAAATATATCGGTAGAGATCACCCGGCTAGGAGGGGGATTTGGCCGGAGGCTACGGGCAGATTATGTGGCAGAAGCTGTACATGTATCCAAACTGATGAATGCCCCTGTGAAATTGACCTGGAGTAGGGAAGATGATCTTACCGGTGGGGCTTATAGACCCGCTGTCCGCTATAGATTTGAAGCGGCACTGGATGCGGATGGCAATATGACCGGATATAAACTGCGAGGCGTGGGTATGAATGCCGGCAACAGCACCCGTGAGCATAACTTCCCCTCAGGAGCAGTGGACAATGTGCTGATAGAAAACGTGAATTACGAGTCTTCCATTACCACCAATGCCTGGCGGGCCCCTATTACCAATTTCCTAGCTTATGCAGAGCAGTCTTTTCTAGACGAAGTGGCCTTAGCAGCAAAGAAAGACCCAGTAGAATTCCGACTGGAACTAATGGAAAAAGCAAAGGCCAATCCAGTAGGAGGTGAGTTGCAATATAATGTAGATCGAATGATTGCAGTGACGAAAACAGCTGCGGAGAAATCCAACTGGGGAAAAAAACCGAATGTGAAGCAGGGATTTTCTGTTTACTTCTCTCATAGAACCTATGTGGCTCAAGTAGCTGATATAGAGATGGAAAACGGCACTCCTTCTCTGAAGAAAATCCACGTGGTCACAGATTGCGGAATGGTAGTCAATCCTACCGGTGCCGATCATCAGGTTCGTGGGGGAGTTGTGGATGGAATGGGACATGCAATGTACGGGAACCTCACATTTGAAGGTGGATTACCTACCCAAACTAATTTTGACAAGTACCGTCTGATCCGCATGAAAGAAGTTCCTGAAGTGGATACCTACTACCTGGATAGTGGTTACGATCCGACGGGGCTTGGGGAGCCGTGCCTTCCACCTACAGGAGGAGCCATCGCAAATGCTATCTACAGTGCCACTGAAAGAAGGCTTAGAAGCCAACCGTTTATTGAGCAGAGCGAGTTCCAAGATTTGAATTTGGCTATAAAAAGAAGTTAG
- a CDS encoding DASS family sodium-coupled anion symporter encodes MNNQLPRLGLFLGPVAFLLIIFLVDSPGLTPESRAMLALAAWMAIWWISEAIPIAATAFLPLIFMPMLGILPIVNVSSNYMHPTVMLYMGGFLLATGIEKWNLHRRIALNIINLLGTDLRRIVLGFILATGILSMWISNSATSLMMLPIGLAVVNQFKDQLGSSNSVIAHSLGKNIMLGIAYGASIGGVATLIGTPTNTILAAVVSDLYGYTIGFNEWFLFGLPLAAVLLFICWFYLVNSANPLPKKFSLNDGKNIVSKQLEALGKISFEEKTVMIVFGTVCLAWITRSFLLEKFLPEINDTIIVLIGVVILFVLPSSTKNVRILDWKTAEKIPWGVLILFGGGLALAAGFQSTGLAEWIGQKFTLLEGISFILLLLIIVASVNFLTEVTSNVATASMLLPILASVAFKLDLHPFGLMVGATLAASCAFMLPVATPPNAVVFGSGYLKMKDMVSAGFWLNVISIFLVVLMVYFVLPLMWGIDLMSNPF; translated from the coding sequence ATGAATAATCAACTTCCCCGACTGGGGCTTTTTCTTGGACCTGTAGCTTTTCTGCTGATTATTTTTCTTGTGGACTCTCCGGGCTTGACTCCCGAATCCAGAGCCATGCTTGCCCTTGCTGCCTGGATGGCAATCTGGTGGATCTCTGAAGCGATCCCTATTGCCGCCACGGCTTTTCTCCCGCTGATATTTATGCCTATGCTCGGGATTTTGCCTATAGTCAATGTATCGAGCAATTACATGCATCCTACAGTTATGCTCTATATGGGCGGCTTCCTACTGGCTACAGGAATTGAGAAATGGAACCTGCATCGCAGAATTGCACTTAACATAATAAATTTATTAGGTACAGATTTGCGGCGTATCGTTTTGGGATTTATCCTTGCTACCGGAATTCTCTCCATGTGGATCTCCAATTCCGCCACTTCCCTGATGATGCTGCCAATCGGTTTGGCGGTAGTCAATCAATTCAAAGATCAACTAGGTTCTTCTAACTCGGTGATTGCGCATAGCCTGGGTAAAAATATTATGCTGGGAATCGCTTACGGAGCTTCCATCGGCGGAGTTGCCACGCTGATCGGCACCCCTACCAATACCATACTTGCCGCTGTAGTCTCTGATCTGTATGGTTATACCATCGGGTTTAATGAATGGTTTCTTTTTGGGCTTCCATTAGCGGCTGTTTTATTGTTTATCTGCTGGTTTTACCTGGTGAACTCTGCCAATCCGCTTCCCAAAAAGTTCAGCCTAAATGATGGTAAAAACATCGTTTCTAAGCAGTTGGAAGCACTTGGAAAGATTAGCTTCGAAGAGAAAACCGTGATGATCGTCTTCGGAACGGTTTGTCTGGCATGGATTACCCGTAGTTTTTTACTGGAGAAATTCCTCCCGGAAATAAACGACACGATCATTGTTTTGATAGGGGTAGTTATCCTCTTTGTCCTCCCCTCCTCTACCAAGAATGTACGGATTTTGGACTGGAAAACTGCCGAGAAAATCCCTTGGGGAGTGTTGATTCTATTCGGTGGCGGACTGGCTTTGGCTGCAGGTTTTCAGAGCACAGGGCTTGCGGAATGGATCGGCCAGAAATTTACGCTGCTGGAGGGTATCAGCTTTATACTCTTGCTCCTTATCATAGTAGCTTCGGTCAATTTCCTTACCGAGGTCACTTCCAATGTGGCGACAGCATCCATGTTGCTTCCGATTCTGGCTTCCGTGGCCTTCAAACTGGATTTACATCCATTTGGGCTGATGGTTGGTGCTACTTTGGCTGCCAGTTGCGCATTTATGCTTCCCGTGGCCACTCCGCCCAATGCCGTGGTTTTCGGCTCGGGTTATTTGAAGATGAAGGATATGGTGAGTGCCGGTTTTTGGCTGAATGTTATTTCTATTTTTCTGGTGGTTTTGATGGTGTATTTTGTGCTTCCGCTGATGTGGGGAATTGATTTGATGAGTAATCCATTTTAG
- a CDS encoding AraC family transcriptional regulator: MKKPLQKSKIPSNKVFVIKELREAYLDKYWHSHEEYQLNVILKGRGTRYIGDHMKPFKEGDLVLTGPNLPHVWRCDNAYFDPENKLETHDIVIYFPESFLGKDSLQKDEFEEIRKLLARADRGLEIKGHTNKVVIKMMKELVHRQGGASIIGLLEILNVLAHSTELEPITQIDYKNNYTAHEKDKISEILEYVLHNFKNKITLKEVAELANMSESAFSRYFKARVNKSFSDFLGDVRISNARKLLQDEDLNISQVCYESGFPTISNFNKQFKDRIGKTPMAYKKDVIDSL; encoded by the coding sequence ATGAAAAAGCCCTTACAGAAATCTAAAATTCCAAGCAATAAGGTGTTTGTAATTAAGGAGTTGCGTGAGGCATACCTGGATAAATACTGGCATTCACACGAAGAATACCAGTTAAACGTAATTCTGAAGGGCAGGGGCACACGTTATATAGGGGATCATATGAAGCCTTTTAAGGAAGGGGATTTGGTACTTACAGGCCCCAATCTTCCTCATGTATGGAGATGTGACAATGCCTACTTTGACCCTGAAAACAAGCTGGAGACGCATGACATTGTGATCTATTTCCCGGAAAGTTTCCTGGGCAAGGACAGTTTACAGAAAGATGAATTTGAGGAAATCCGAAAATTGCTGGCCAGAGCAGATAGAGGTCTTGAAATCAAGGGACACACAAACAAGGTAGTGATCAAGATGATGAAAGAGCTGGTACACCGTCAAGGCGGAGCTAGTATTATTGGGTTGCTGGAAATATTAAATGTCTTGGCACATTCTACGGAACTGGAGCCTATCACCCAAATAGACTATAAAAACAACTATACAGCTCACGAAAAGGATAAAATCTCTGAAATCCTGGAATATGTCCTGCATAATTTCAAGAATAAAATAACCTTAAAGGAAGTGGCAGAATTGGCCAATATGTCTGAGAGTGCTTTTAGCAGGTATTTTAAGGCTCGGGTAAATAAGTCATTCTCTGACTTCTTAGGAGATGTGCGAATCAGCAACGCAAGAAAATTGCTTCAGGATGAGGATCTGAACATCAGCCAGGTATGCTATGAAAGTGGATTTCCTACCATTTCCAATTTTAATAAGCAATTCAAAGACAGAATAGGAAAAACCCCAATGGCTTACAAAAAGGATGTGATAGATTCGCTTTAA